One window of Zalophus californianus isolate mZalCal1 chromosome 3, mZalCal1.pri.v2, whole genome shotgun sequence genomic DNA carries:
- the NAA16 gene encoding N-alpha-acetyltransferase 16, NatA auxiliary subunit isoform X8, which translates to MPNVQLPPKESNLFKRILKCYEQKQYKNGLKFCKMILSNPKFAEHGETLAMKGLTLNCLGKKEEAYEFVRKGLRNDVKSHVCWHVYGLLQRSDKKYDEAIKCYRNALKLDKDNLQILRDLSLLQIQMRDLEGYRETRYQLLQLRPTQRASWIGYAIAYHLLKDYDMALKLLEEFRQTQQVPPNKIDYEYSELILYQNQVMREADLFQESLEHIETYEKQICDKLLVEEIKGEMLLKLGRLKEASEVFKNLIDRNAENWCYYEGLEKALQLSTLEERLQIYEEISKQHPRAISPRRLPLNLAPDFYNPGACYEL; encoded by the exons ATGCCGAACGTGCAGCTGCCGCCCAAGGAGAGCAACCTTTTCAAGCGCATCTTG AAATGCTATGAACAGAAGCAGTACAAAAATGGCCTCAAGTTTTGCAAGATGATTCTTTCGAATCCAAAATTTGCTGAACATGGAG agacTTTGGCTATGAAAGGATTAACATTGAactgtttaggaaaaaaagaagaagcgtATGAATTTGTTCGTAAAGGACTTCGTAATGATGTCAAGAGCCATGTCT GTTGGCATGTGTATGGACTCTTGCAGCGTTCTGATAAGAAGTATGATGAAGCTATTAAGTGTTATCGAAATGCCCTCAAATTAGATAAAGATAATCTGCAAATTTTGAGGGATCTCTCTCTGTTGCAGATCCAAATGAGAGACCTTGAAGGTTATCGA gagaCAAGGTATCAGCTTCTTCAGTTGCGCCCAACACAGCGTGCTTCCTGGATTGGGTATGCTATTGCGTACCATTTGCTAAAAGATTATGATATGGCACTAAAACTGTTGGAAGAATTTAGACAAACTCAGCAA gttcCTCCCAACAAAATAGACTATGAATATAGTGAACTGATATTATACCAGAATCAAGTGATGAGAGAGGCAGATCTATTTCAGGAATCTTTGGAACATATAGAAACATATGAGAAACAAATATGTGATAAACTTTTGGTGGAAGAAATTAAAG GGGAAATGCTGTTGAAATTGGGAAGATTAAAAGAAGCCAGTGAAGTATTCAAAAACTTGATTGATCGGAATGCAGAAAATTGGTGTTATTATGAAGGCTTGGAAAAAGCTCTGCAACTTA GCACTTTAGAAGAGAGGCTTCAAATTTATGAAGAAATTAGTAAGCAGCACCCCAGAGCAATTTCACCTAGAAGATTACCTTTGAATCTTGCCCCAG